The sequence caccatgcggtcctggtggagatggaggagcaccttcaggagcctcTCGGTCCCTTCGAGTCTCCTGAGGCTCGGCACCCGAGCGGCTTGTGAGGAACGGCTCCAGTGGCGCATGTTTTTGGCTAtttcaacacctcttcagcaatggtaccaggtgacatctctctagttcgttcagtttgggggcgcccctcgggctgcatcatccccaggccgtgtgggtccgtccctacaacatgTATCGTTTTGCATTCACCAGGACTATTTGATcatttctatgagtttatctatgATTGTCACTCCATGACCACCGCCTCACGGCCCTTCATGTGTGCTGACTAATACCATCCCCGCATCGCTGCACGACACTCACATCGGCACGGCACTTGTGCTCGGatccgtccctgcaatgctgatAAACCCGGGGATCGAGCTCTGGTCCATGGCCTGCTCCGCGTACACCACCTCGCCAGGCCCTCGGTGCCTTTGCCTCACGCCCTTACTCCGGACCCGCTCCGCAGGGGTCTCGGTCTTTCCTGTCATCTAACCTGCAGGTTCATCTGGCGGTTAGGGCCACGGGTCGGCTTGTACAACCACCGTCTGGCCTCATGAGTCACTTGCGCGTTAAAGGCCCCCCCCCCAAGCATCGTGTCTCGGGAGCTCCTaatggctctccagccctcaccccctggccttgaccacggcatcatgacctagcataccagtggcggctgagctcgctcgagggccgggtccCGAGGACGTAGATCACCTAGGCGAGCGAGGCAAGAAGGTGGCCAAGGCAAGCTGCGCCCAACAATATTGCAGGCGCAAGGGCAAGCGTCATCTCCCTAATGGACCTAGACATCAAAAAGATAAGTCTCGGTTCGCTGCAGCACCTGTTTCGCTCCTCGTACGCCCTGCTTTGCATTCCACTTGGGTAGTTCTACTCCCCTTTTCGATTTTCTGTACAgttgcttgcacgccaaaggggaccttgtgagcatcgcgtctcacgagctcttaccggaccctgggccgctcacctcctagccttgaccacggcattgcgacctggcatactagcgacgacTGAAGGCTGCCTGGGAACTGGGTCCTGTCGGCGTAGAGCGCCACGTTGTCTAGGgaaaagaaaagggaggaacctAGCCGAATTGGAATACGCATATCCATCGCGAGATCAAAAGAGACAGCATCGATATTAAGTGCATTCCGATCCTTACAAACCCCACGAGGGCTGATCTTCATCTTGCGTAGGAAAAAGCAATTACAAGGCCCTACGGTATCGCCGGCGACGCCGAGCGGCAGCAGCTGCTGCGTTGCGGCCTCGGCGAGAGCTCGGCGGCACGTAGCCGTCGTCGCTCGACTCCGGAGAATCACTGGTCTCAGGAGAGTCGTTGGATTCCCAGGAGTCGCCGCTGCTGCTGGACGAAGCACCGAAGGGGACAGCAGCAGGTCCAGCACCCGCTGCGGCATCCCTCGAGCTGCTTCcttcggggcagcactccagccattCGCCctcctcgttgaagaccttgaagaacagggtggccgcgccatcgtactcgaagtggattgcCAGGGCTCCCTCTGCGCAGCAAGCCCGGGCAATCTCACCCCATCCCCGAGTCATGAAGACGTTTTTGGGCGGCACCACCTCGACTTCGGCTCCGGTTGCCGAGCTGCGACAcccagcgtgctgcagccacagctcaacTGGCCCCCTCGACGGCAGCTCGTTGGCGAAGAACCGCGGGAGTCGGATCCAGGTGTcagggggcatcgccgcccacaccacaaactcaCGCGAGCTACCCTCCGCATGGGTCGGTGGTGCGGACGGTAGGGCAATGGCGGCCCTGCCGCCTTCGTCAGGCGTCTCTCGTCGGTGCACTCCTTCGTCCTGAGCGCGAGCATATATGGGAAGAGGGAAGCCAGGAggaggcctcgattgccaaggcctGGTCACCTCTCGCCCCGCGCCGACATCATGAGGAAGGtggagccgtttcttcggcgggagaggatcgggcccctcccggggggccttccccttctcagtCACGGAATACCTTCTGATCGGTGCCATGGAGCAAGACGGAGAGGAGAAAAGGAGGCGGGAGCAAGACGAAGGAGAGATGGGCGGGGGGACTCCGACCGCCCGCACATTTATAGCCGGGAGAAGGTAAATCATCGGCCTCCCACGATCTCCAGCAATGATCATTCTCTCTGCATGCAGCATGCAGTTGTCAAGTCGAgcaattgccgaggcagcgtgaggaagcggagtcgcccacgtcccgTCGATCTCCacacgtcatcaaggccgcaggcaattagggctcgcggcgctccgcacttgccctttggcttcgcctggaagccaagtccgagcgcgccttgggcccgggggctactgtcggcatcctgtaTTCGGGGGTATCTAGCcctgccttcctgcggcccatcatgtggcttcatcgacggcctggtacgacccagcttcaacatcaacaacacaagaccctcgcgaggagccaagcctcgtgaggagggcgacgccaagacccccgaggggaccgGCCTCCTCAGGACTgtctcctgaggggcggagagttctatacAAGCTACCTCacaaggctcagctgacgtgagccatgacgaccaaggccaggcaggcgccatgATGTGATCCCATACATATTGCCATGGAAAGTGATGCTTTGGAGGTTGTTAATATTTTCAACTCCTCGTCGTATGACAAGGCGGATATTGCTGCTGTATGCTGAAAGATTAGAGAGCTCAGTGGTGTTTTTGCTAGATTTGCGCTCTTTCATGTTCCACGTGAAGCAAATGAAGCTGCACATAGATGTGCCAAGCAAGCTAGTAGCACTAGGAGAAGATGCCTCTGGATAAATTTTGTCCCCTCCTTTCTCCAAGAATGTACACACCACCCTTGTAAGTTGGTTGACTAATAAGCAAAGCTCCTTGATTGCAAAAATAAAATAATCAGGTTATTTTTTCCACCAAAATGTGTTAAAGTTCAAGAAATATTGTATTAGTACATTTCACTTAACATGGCACAAGTTCAGTATCTCTTTGTTAACAGCTCTACATTTCTTTGATCTTGGTTCTCTGTCTCTCAACAGAGTTCACCATCGACTTAATTTCCTTGTGCAACAACCAGGTAAACTGTCAGTAAGGGACTAGAACACTTTTTTATCTGCTTTTCCCTTTCGTCCATGATAATAGAATTAGAACATTGCTTTGAGTATTGGACGAATGTACAATCTTCCTTATCTATTATTTTGTGGAAAGTTTGACCATTATTTTGTGGAAAGTTTCGCCATTATTGTGTTCGCATATCCTCAAGTTAGTCATATTTTTAACTATATATATTTGAACAACTATGTCCTCATATCATATGCCCATAGTAGGTAAGTGCAACTCGATCATTTGGGGCTCGGGGTTTTTTATTCTAGTGGAGGCCGTCATGTGAGCAAGTAATTCGCACAATAGAAGTAGATGGCCACATTTAATAGGAATATAGGATAGGATCACTGTGATCTTGTTTCTTTTCTCTGAATCTTCTTAGTTGGGAAGTTTGTCTCTGAAGTATATATGCAGGTATCAGTTAGAGTCCCCTTGTTGATGTTTGATCATGTGGGAAGTTTGAACCTACTACCTGTTTCCTTCATCCTCCTGGTCGTCTAATCTTCTCCCCGCCATCTTGCGGGCGGTATTTACCAAGCTGTCGTCACCTGTCAGAAACTGAAGACTGTAAACAACAAAGTTCAGGCTATGTGGCATTGAGAGAAATTTCAGGTTATGTACCAGACTATCAGTACAAATCTACAAACTCCTCTTCCACTTATGTGCCTTGTGTTGCCTCTCTGTGTTTGTTGGTTCTGTTTGATATTTGCTATACTGATTCATCTATGAGGATTAGCATTATCTTTGTAACTATCCCTTTTATTGATACTAACACAATGCCCGTCCTTTGCTGTGAAACTATAAAATACGAGGAGTTAGCTTAGTGGCTTAGGAAATCGTCAAAATAAGTTGCCCTCGTGCGACTTTTGCTTGTGGTTCAGtattaaaaataacaaaaatacaaCAAAAGATCATGCATCATTCATTGGAGAATCTTTAGTGACCATAGTCCTTTACAGACACAATATTTCGAATATTGAAACATATGAGAATAGACATTGGTAAATTGATTGCACAATATCGTGGATCAGGTAGGACAACAAGGTCTATCTTCGTTTTGGAAGTACaatttgttcactctttttctgtGATATAAAACTGAAATAACTTGGTTGGGAAGGAAAAAGACAAAAGCATTATACTGAGTTGGAGTCACGTTTATGCGTTTGTTATTTGTGTCTTCTATAAGCGTTGGTCTCACTTGAATAGAAGTGTATTTGTTTATTAGTGTTTGGTCCCACATGTGGTCATCCTCGTCGTCGAAGTCGGATGATTCCGACATAGAGGAGATGTTGATGAAAATGCCGAGCACCTCCTCTTGTTGCATCTCGTCCAAGAATTTTAAGCCGACAAGAAAAAGAAGCGCCGCGGATCGACGGTTGGCCATCTTTGCATTCCGCCCAACCGAACTCTTGACCATAAAATGTTCATGACAGACTACTTTGCCGAGATACCAACCTATCTCACTCACCTCTTTCGTAGGCGTTACTGAATGCGTAGATCTCCTTTTGTTCGCATTATTGAAACTTGGGAGCAAAAATGTCGCTTCTTCACACGCTGGAGGAATGCGACCAGTTTGCTTGGATTCGGTGCATCCCGAAAAATATCGGCGGCAATGAGAGTGATAGCATATGACATTATGTCCGATTACACCGATGAGTATCTTCGCATGGGAAAAGATGCCACGCTCAAATGTGTGTGGGTATTTGCCAAGACATTGGTCTAGGTATTTGGTCCCGAACCTCCAAGCTCCCAATGAGGAGGATACAAAAAAGTTGATGGCGATGAATGAAACAAGAGGACTGCCGGGCATGCTTGGGAGTGTGGATTGCAATTGGAGGTGGAAGAACTGCCTGAAGGCTTTGGGTCGGACAGTACACGAGCCATCAACATAAACCCACTATTGTGCTTGAAGCCATGGCATTGCATGCCTTgtgtgtagaagtgcatgctctagccaatgcaaccaaaagaccgatgtGAGGGAGAGACTAGACAATgcatttatacgtcaacactccccctcacatgTGGCTCTCTCAGgtctaaacgtggaccgaaagtgggctacAATTTAATTGCGCTAGCCGGGACTGGAACTTGAAACCTCTTGGATCAGATAccgtgtagaagtgcatgctctagccaatgcaattaAAAAACCAATCTGATGAAAGAGACTAGGCAATACATTTATACATCAACATTGTGGATTGGGCATTGTTTCTTTGGATTGTCGAGGTCTCTCAATGTATTGCATAGATCACATGTTTTTGCGCAGCTAACTAGTGGAAATACTCCGGCTTGCAACTACACCGTTAATGGACATGATTATAACATGGGGGGTATTATCTTGCCGATGATATTTATCCTTCGTGGGCAACATTCGTGAAGATAATTTGTAAGCCAGAAGGCGGAAATTAAACTATTTTCGCCCAAGCACAAGAAGCAGGCCGAAAAGATattgagagggcatttggtgtgTTGCAAGCTTAATTTGCCATTGTTCGAGGTCCAACTCTTTTCCGGGATAAGAATTTCCTCTCAAATATCATGATTGCATGTGTAATTCTACACAACATGATCATCGGGGGGTGAAAGGGATTTAAATTTAGAGTTTTTCTGTGACAATATTGGTAGCCATGTCAAGCCTACTAGGGACCAATATGAGATCACTGCATTTGTTGAGACCTACCGGCAGATTGAAGACAATGCACACACCAAGGCAATGATCTTATTGAGCACCAGTGGCAACTGTATTAGAGATAGACTCCCTTTTGTTTGATCTTATTTGTATTCATCTATGATTTGAACAATTCTTCAATTCAGGACGATGTTGTTATTGTTTCAATTATTCAGTTTTGAACATTTGTTGTAATTGAGAGGATTATTGTATTGTATTATGTTATAACATATTAATAAATTTGATTTATATTGCCGTTGTATTTAAATTATATTGTTCAAAATAATGATTTTTGCCTCAACTAAAACGAATTTGTGGTACCACTTGCGGTGGGCCGGAACACATGCCGCAAACCCATACCGTAAAAAAATTGCGGTACTGCAAGTCTGTTTTAGAGGCAGCCGTAAACTTGTGACGAGAATATACGACAtctttcttttgcaaagtaatacgtgtctcatttatatcataagaaTCATAGTACAAGTCACGTATATACTGGCCTGGCAaatcagaacaaatagcagaacGCTAGCCTTTGCACAAATGAACAACAACCAAGAAGTAAAATTACAGACAAGACTAAAGAAACATCTGAGCTTGACACCGACGTCCGTCACATGCCTCTGGCACCACAACAGCAGCCATCAAAGgaaaaaaatgacggatcaccttcACACCTGAGCTTAACGTGGTTCCATCACTGacatgcagctttgcggaccttcaaGGTGGCTCTTTAAAGGCGAAACCATTTACGTTGAACGAATCAGGCCGGGGCAACACTCCGGACATGCCatcaaactccagatctggcaGCCCCACATGACTAAGACGTCAAAGGAGGAAACCGTACCTACAATCCACGTATCATGAACCCAGCACACGATCCACCATCTTCGAGATGCCGTCGaagcagaccacaatctgcatccactcttggattacctcccaagctccgcgtgggcgctggagcaaacgtcgtcgcaacggCAGAGcctgaggacacaggtccaccacgaggatgccgccgctgcCACACCATCCTTGCTTCAACAAACTGaattccaaatccatccccaaccataggaccaatCGCCTCATCGAAGTAGGATCTGAAGAAACTTTATTCAGcatcgccatcaccgccgccgaaAGTCAAGACGATGAACCGCCTAAAAACTAAGCTAATTTGGGCTAAAACTATCCACCCACGTGGatctggcgccccccccccccctcccctcgccaccgatgaccgaggtcgccggcggagggggcCGCCGGAGGACGGCGGCAGAGAAACTCGTTGGCGACGTTGGCGCCTGGCGAGATCGCCTCTTCCTTTGCCATCTGTTAGGCCTTGTACAACGCGGGATGCCTCGACAGGGTGCTATGTGCGTTGCGTCTAAAAAAATTCTTTGCTCCCCAATGCAGAGTGCTTCATATGTGGTGCCTAAGCAGCTTTGACATTCACGTAGCATCTACACTGGCACCCATTATCTCCAACGCAGAGGCGCTCTGCTGCTCACATGCATAGACTGGCTTTGTCCTTTTCTATTTGCCAATGGAAGCATCAAGGTGAAGTACCCATGACTAGAAGGGGGCACTTGTTTCCACCAGGCACCGAAGCAAAACTTTGCTTCTACCTCCCTTCTTAATTAAGCATCCATGCAATCTAATCTAtgaaaaaaaaatgattttttttctatgGCATCTGGGTAAGCACCtgccattgtacaaggccttagagcatctccactagcGCCACCAGGTAGGCCCCCAAGAGCACTTTTTCATCGCCGGCGGCCAAAAAAATACCCACTCGCGCCCCCACGATCTCAATTATCGCCGGATTTGGGCAAAACTGTGGCCGGCGCTCTCACCCCAAACCCAGGATCCCAGGGGCCAGCCGGGGACGCCGACAGTTGTCTTTTGCATGCACAGGCCCACTGTCagcccctctccctcccctctctctcctctctcctctcctttctctcttttctctctcctctctcctctccctttcctttcaCACCTACCGCACACAGCCCCGCCTCCCGACCTGCAGCGTGCCGCCCCTCTCCGTCGTCTCCATGTTCTCCTCCGCCGCCGCAACCGCCGTCATCCATGGAGGCAAGGCCGTGACGGGGCACCGAGTCCTCCTGCACGGCGACGCCGAGTCCTCGGGAGGCCGGGCGCGGACGCGCGGCCGGCGAGGCCTGGGCGCGGGAGGGCGCGGCCTGGGCGACGGCGCTTACAGCGGTCAGGCGAGGCGAgcgcggcggggcggggcgcgcGCGGCGGCCAGGGGCACAGCGGCCAGGGCGGGGCGCGCGCGACGGCCAGGCAGGGGAGGTGCACGCCGGCGAGGAGCCCGGTCCTTCTCCTCCCTCGTCCGCTGATCACTAGCAACAGCTCGTCCTCGTCGGCCCCAGCTTCTCGCCTCCTAGGGGCGCAACGAGTGGGAAAATTCCCGCCCCCATGCCAAAGTTCTCGCCGGCAGCCCCCCCAGGAGGTGAAAATAATGCCTCCTGGGGGGCtcaatggctggagatgctcttagagttGTTCTAAAGATTGTCCTAAAAATACTGTACTGTATAAAAACTTACTTAAAAAATTGCAAAATTTACAATGATAGCAAAAGGatcccaaaagaaaaagaaaaaatgtacTAGTACAGATTTGCAAAGGGGCAAATCTCAAGTCGCCCCCAAACGGGAAATTGGCGAGGTTTCCatggtccgccgccgccgccgccgccgtctcgcgtcCCCCATCATGCCGCTCCCGGCGCCTGCGCCGCCGCTGGACAACGACGACCTCCTCCGTGAGATCCTACTCCTCCTTCCTCCGCAGCCATCCTCCCTCCTCCGCGCCTCCGTGGTCTGCAAGCGCTGGCGCCGCCTCGTCTCCGATCCGAGATTCCTCCGCCGCTTCCGCGCGCACCACCGTAGGCCCCCACTCCTCGGCTGCTTCTCCTACGACCAAGATATCGGTTACGTCTTCACTCCCACGCTGGACCCGCCCGACCGCATCCCCGCCGCGCGTTTCTCCCTGCCGCAGCGCTGCCGCGACGAGGGAGGGTTGGACTTCGTGGAATGCCATCACGGCCTCGCCCTTTTCCTCAATAAGAAACAACCCGAGGCCGTCGTGTGGAACCCCATCTCCGGTCACCAGCACCGAGTAGCTTTTCCACCAGAGTTCGGCGACGCTAGAGAGAGGGAGATCCTATGCGCGGCGGTGCTCTGCGCTGCCGGTGATGACGACCCTGGCCATGTGCACGGTGATTGTGGCTTGAGCTCTTTTAAATTGGCTTTGGTGCGAGGTGGCCAAGACCATGCAAGTCTATTTGTGTGCCTCTACAAATCCAAGTCTGGCCTATGGGGAAATGTTATCTCAACGACTAAAGACTGGTACACATTGTTTTATTGGAGAAAGTCCAGCGTCCTGATTGGGAATGCACTTTACTGGTGGTGTTGCCAGATTGAAGGTTGCATTCTTGAGTTTGATTTTAAAATGCAGAAGCTTGTTACAATTGAGAAGCCAGTAGACGGCGGTTGTTCCAACTATCAGATCATGCGGACAGAGGAAAGTAGTCTCGGACTCATCATTTTGACAGAACTGACCATGCAGTTATGGGAGCGGAAGGTCAGTTCTGATGATGTTGCTACATGGGTCCTTCAGAAAACCATTGAGTTGACAAAGCACCTTTGGCCAAGACAGTCCGTCCAGGTCTTCTGGACCAGGATACATGGGTACGAGGAGGATCACAATGTGATATTTCTGGGGACATCTAGTGGTTCTTTCATGATTCAACTCGACTCAATGCAGTTCAATAACCGATTCCAATTCAAGTCCATCTTCACCCATTTTCCCTACACAAGCTTTTATGCTGCTGGTAATAGCCGACCCTTGCATTGCAATAGTAACAAAAACTAATTATCTTTTTGTGTGTGGTTAAAGGTTGCCTAGCAATTCATGCATAAGTTATATGCTTGCTTACTCAGTTTCTGAACTCATGGTGATGTTTGTATATATTTCACTGGGCCATGTGAAAGCAAAATTATTTTTATTACTGTCTCTTGTCTATAGTTCATTATTCTTTGATTTACTTACTATAAGGTATTCAAATTTAAGCAGTCGGGTTATTTTTCTCAACCAGAATGTGTTCGTTCAAGAATATTACCATTGGTGCATCTGACTTAGCATGGAATAAGTTCACTGCAGAGGTCGTTCTGGAAAACTCATTTCCATTGATTGGCTCAACAGTCTGAAAATGGCTTTATTAGTAGGTAGATGATCATTACTGTTTGGAGTGATTCGTTTTGTTTAGAGGAAGTGTGCTCTCATAGGTACTATGTATGGCTTTATTTACCTATTCCTAACCTTGAGTCAAAAGCTAGTGATCTTCTCAGGTTACATGAATATGTAATGGTAAATTGATGCAAGTCGTAACTGTTGCACCTTCACCCTCTCTTTCTGTGTCATTTTTTTATAGATTTTTTGGTtactttatttgttttcttttgcttGTAGACTGGGCTGCTGGTGGTAGAGATGATGGAACTGAAATGTGAAGCAGTACATCACCTAATTGCCCTATCAGATAAGCTACCATAATGTGTTAATTGAACCCGTGATGTGCATTTTGCTTCTGATacatgtttatttatttattaccttGTCGACATTTTGATATAATCCTGCAAACTGTGTATCCTCTGAATATTAAGCTGTTCGCGACCTATCTAGTAGATTGGGATCAAATTTGTTTCAGTTGTAAACAAGCTGCGTATTATGTAGTATTTTATTGGATGTGACCACTTGTGTTTCTTCTTGCCCGTTTTGTATTCTTTTTTCTAGGACCAAAGTCCCAGAGAGAATCCTATAGATCTCTCATTCACATATGTTCCACAGATGTCACCACCTACGGTACATCATATTTTGAGGGCAACAGCTATCTAGCTCCTATCTCCTGGCCCTacttcttagagcatctccaataggtgCCCTATAATAAGGCCCTAAACTGTGGTTGGAGCAAAATTTGCAACACCTAAAAGTGCTTTTTTACAACACCAAAAACCTCCCACTCTAATAGGTGCCCTAAAACAGGTGTTGGCTGTTGCAAAATACATCATGGTTGTCTTCTTGTGGGTGCCCTATTTTAGGGCACCTGTTGGAGCAACAGAGTGATATAAACAACACTTGGTCATATTAGAAGAATATATAATTTTCAGTCTCTATTTCATTGTGGACATTTAGACCAATAATCTTGTATTTGCATATCCTCGACTTAGTCATATTAGCTATGTACTTGAACATTTTATGTCCTCATATGCCATGATAGGAAACTGCAGCTCGATAATTCGGGGGCTTGATGTTTGATTCTGGTGGAGGGTGTTGCATTTAAGACGATAGGATCACCGTgatcttatttttcttcttctgattcttGTCAGTTAGGAAGTTTGTCAGAGACTGGATGTTCTGTTTGTTACGTAGATTAGATTTCCCTTGTTGATGTTTTCATCATGTAAGAAGTTTCAACCTACTACCTGTTTGCATCACCTCCTGGTCCCTATATAATCCTCTTCCCCAGTGAGCCAAGTCATCCTGGCCGTCTATCTGGAGGTATTTACCAAGCTGTTGTCATCTGATGGAAACTGAAGACTATGTAAACAGTATGGTATCAGACTATCAGTACAAATCTACAGACGCCTGTTCCCATTTTGTGCCTCGTGTTACCTCTCTCTGTTTGTT comes from Triticum aestivum cultivar Chinese Spring chromosome 5B, IWGSC CS RefSeq v2.1, whole genome shotgun sequence and encodes:
- the LOC123112641 gene encoding uncharacterized protein, whose translation is MIAKGSQKKKKKCTSTDLQRGKSQVAPKREIGEVSMVRRRRRRRLASPIMPLPAPAPPLDNDDLLREILLLLPPQPSSLLRASVVCKRWRRLVSDPRFLRRFRAHHRRPPLLGCFSYDQDIGYVFTPTLDPPDRIPAARFSLPQRCRDEGGLDFVECHHGLALFLNKKQPEAVVWNPISGHQHRVAFPPEFGDAREREILCAAVLCAAGDDDPGHVHGDCGLSSFKLALVRGGQDHASLFVCLYKSKSGLWGNVISTTKDWYTLFYWRKSSVLIGNALYWWCCQIEGCILEFDFKMQKLVTIEKPVDGGCSNYQIMRTEESSLGLIILTELTMQLWERKVSSDDVATWVLQKTIELTKHLWPRQSVQVFWTRIHGYEEDHNVIFLGTSSGSFMIQLDSMQFNNRFQFKSIFTHFPYTSFYAADWAAGGRDDGTEM